In the Verrucomicrobiota bacterium genome, AGTTTGGAGTCTAATGAAGTCGGTCACTGTTTGGTGAGCCGCTTCCCGTGTGGGAATTGATGGTAATGTCATTGTCCATCAACGATTCCCAAATAGTGACCGCTTCGGCTACTGAATAGTCACGGCTTAGAAGGGGAACTTTTCTTGGTTTAACCACAAAAGCTGAATGGTGAAGTATAGAAAGATCCTCAGACAAACCACTCCAGAGCGCAGCAGCGCCAATCAAGGACAATGATTTTGAAGGGGTTTCAATTGTTACCGCACTCTGTTCTGGTTTGAGTTCTTTCTCCAAGTCTAGGAATTCAATAAGAGCTGTCCGAGCATCTTCTTCGTGGTTCTTTGAATGCGCCTTCCCTGAAACAAATGCTTCCCAACAGTAGAGTGTTTGCCTTTGGCTTCGTGGAGGCCAATCCTCCATCCTCGACGTAAAATACAATGGACTGTTGAAGTTCCGCTTTATCTCGCTGAAAACCCAAGCCATTTGATGCACAGCCAATGTGGCGACTGCCAAACCCGCCGGTGCTGAAAATGCACGGTCGCCTTCGCCCTCACGCGACTTACTAAGTTTTGTGTCGCATTCAGGAACAGGAATGAAAAGTGGTGCTTCGATTCCTAAAGCTATGCTTTTGCTGTGCTTTAAGTCTTCGATCAAATCGGTCGCGAGGTCTTTGATATCGTCGGAAGTCTTAATTGAAGGAGATCCATCCCAGCGTGCCCAGCCGAAATTCCCCTTCATTGTTGAACCAATGTCACAGGCGTAGATGACGTGACTCATAAGATTTATGGTTTTGCAGAAATCAGGCTCTGAAACCCACCGGTTGAAGGTTTGGTAAAAAATTCTTTTCCACCACGCTCACAGCGTCAGGAAAAACTTCTGGCGCTGGCAGGTTGCGTTTTAACGAGAGGGTCATAGCTGTCCGTTTGATCTCACTGATATGCGCCCCCGTAAAGCCTTTTTCATGACACAACCGTTTCTTGTCGGCGGGAATTGTGGCCGAGCCGAAGTAGAGATCAACCAGTCGTTCGATTTCGTCGCGGGTCGGCAGATTGAACGCGAATTTTCGATTGAACCGCAACGGGCGTTCAATAATAGCTTTGTCGAGCAATTCGGGATAGTTGGTTGTGGCTATTACCACCCACCGCTCCTCGCGCTGAGTAAGCCCGGAAAGGAACTGCAAAAAATCCGCCAGTCCGCTCTCGCGGTCAGTGAGACGATCCCGCGCAAACGCATCTATGTCTTCAAAGATAAGCAGACAAGGATTGAGGAAGCGGGAAAGAAACTCCGCCAGTCTGGTAAAATCCACGTCGCCGATGATGTGGCAGGTGGAAAAGCCCAAGTCAATTGCCTCGCGGATGAGCGCCTGACAAACGAGGGATTTCCCAGTTCCAGGCGGGCCGTGAAAAATGACGCCATTGTTACCGGGCAAGTGCTGAAGGTGGAAAAGCGTGTTGTCGTGGATGTCGTCGAGCATCTGTGAGTCGAGGATAACCTCCGCCAAAGAAACCGAGGGACGCGATTTTAGAATCCCTTTGAATCCGCCCGACGCCGGAATGAGTTGGAGGTGTTGGCAACGAATCGGATTTTTCGTTTTGATCACTTCATTCAACTCGGTGACCAAACCAGCAACCGGTCTGGTGGCTGAAATGGAGAGGCTTTGGGATTGGAAATCCGCTTGATAGCAGATGATTTTGCCACGCAAACAACCGTAAGCCTCGCCAAACGCCAGAATAGAGGCCGAGCAGCTCGGATTGAAAAAGAATTCCTTCTTGAGCTTGGCGTGTTCAAGCCAGTCTTTACACTGCCGACGCAAATATTTCTCGATCGTGTAGCCCGCCACCAGCATCGAATAGGCAGATTCAAAGCTCCATGTGAACGCGTTTGGAGACTCTTCGAGATAATCGACCTCGTCGTCGTCACCAATTAACCGTCCACGTGAAAGTCGGAAGAAAGAATTACGCCTTTGATTTTTCATGGTGCGATCATGCCACGCCACCTCTGACAAACACTGTCAGACCTTCACAAAAAAATTATTTTTCTAAGCCCCGTTAGGCAGAATATTGCGAGGCCATTGCACGGATGATTGCACGAAGACGATCCCGTAACTCGACAGGTTCAAGCGCGGTGGCATGGTTGCCCCAAGCCAGAATCCAACGCTCGACATCTTGTAGGGTGTTCAAACGGAGCGTCAATTCGATCTCGCCACCAGCAAGTTCCCTGATGCGCTGGGAGTGATGCCATTTTCGCTCACGCACAAGCGGGGCTGCGAACGCGTCAAAGCGAATGCGAATTTTGTAAGATGTTGTGCGGTCGAAAAAGATGGCGAAGCTGTCGCGCAACAGTCGCTTGATTGGAATTTGTTTCGGCTGAACAAATTTTTCGCCTGTGGCTTTGACCTGCTTCATTCTGGCGGGCACGAATGTGCGCATTGCATCAAGGCCCGTGTCGTGTGCGAGGAGATACCACTGCTGTTCAACGCAAGCCAGATGATAGGGGTGAACCCGGCGATGACTTTTCGGTTTGTTAAGGCCGGAGTAATCAAATTCGATTTCACGGCGATTCACAACCGCCTCAGTCAAAAACTTAAAAAGCCTCGCATCTGCGCGGGGAACTCCAACCGGACGAAAGGACATCGCAGCATTCAGATCACCGAGCGATATCGTCAAGTGATCGCCCAAGCCCACTGCGAGCTTTCGAAATGCTGATCGGAGATCGTGCTCTAGCGGGTTGCCACGATATTGGGCAATAATTCTTTCTGCCACCAAGATGGCGAAAAGCTCTGCCTCCGTAATCTGCAAAAACGGAAGATTTGGGAGTGGCGCAGTCAGCGAATAACTGCGGCGACGTGGATCGTATTCAATTGGCAGATTCAACTGGTCGCGCAAAAAATCAAAGTCGCGCATGATTGTCCGATCAGAGCATTCCAAGTCATCCGCCAATCGAGCGCAATTCACCGGCTTTTTCTCTGAAAGAAGCTGGCAGATTCGCGTCAGTCGCCGCAAAAGAGGGCGCGACGACGGCAGAGTGGATTTCACGTAAGTTTGTTGCATGTCCCACTAAATTTAATCACGGACACAGTATGCATAATCAGCAAGAAGTTAAAAACTGCAGTTCTTCGACACAACCCGTGATTCGGCGCAGAAGGTTTAAGGGACGGTCCTGGACGGCGAATTGATCGCCCTGGAAAACGGCAGGCCGTCCCTGTCAAAAATTCAAGGGCGTGTCCAGCTTCAAGACCGAAATCGGATCGAACTGTTGAGTCAGCGGTCGGGCGTGGTTTTCATGGTCTTCGATCTTCTCTATCTGCGTGGCCAAGCGGTGATGGCTGATCCACTGACGAAACGGCGTCAGCTATTGCGTGAAATCCTCGGCGAGCTGGACTGCCCGGTGGTCAGGATGACCGAGGGCGTGGTGGGCAAAGGATGCCATCTGTTTGCCCGGGTAAAGCAGTTGGGGTTGGAAGGAACGATGGGCAAGCGATTGGAGGGAAAGTACTGGCCCGGAAAACGATCCTCCGACTGGAAGAAGATCAAGCAGACTGTCCTTCGCCCCAATCGCTTCGTGATTCGCTGAGCGACTATGAGAAAGCACATTCCGGGGCATGTAATCACGTTCACTCGGCGGATGATCGAGGAAAAGAACTTCGCTCCCTTCGTGGATCAATACAATTTGTCGCGTCCGGAAGCCTGGCATTATCTCCCCGGATTATTGGGGCGGGTGATCTTTCTTTTTGACGGGTTGGATGAGTCAGTGCCGCCCTTGGACAATGCGGCGCTCCGTCAGTTCTTGGGAGCGTTTCACCGCGCTTGGCCATACTGGACGGTATTTTGTGACCTGAGCCAGGAAGACCTTCGCGTGATGACCTTTTGCTGCTTGGAGAGCGTGAGAATTGTTCACGTCCCCGGCCAGCAGAATTGGGCGCTTTTCTATGATCCAGAAGAACTGGCTGCATTCCTGGCCGAGGATTTCATGAAATCGGAGGAGCAACTTCGTTGGACACGGTTTTCGCACCGCTGGATGAAACGGCGGATCGCGGCGGTGAAGGACTATTTTCTCGGACCGCTTAACCTTGGGGTATTTCAATCTGTCCAACATCAAACCGTTGATGTAAGAATCGTGACGTGAAAACGGTTATCGGTTGGAAACGTTTTGGAGAAGCGCACAGCATGGAGTTGAAAGGATTTGTAGTGCGGCATTTTCCTAACAATTCCTAACACTTGTGAGGCATGTGTAAGGCGTTCTCGCTGATTAAGATGATTGACCGAAATTTGAATTTAACTTGACAGTCAACAAGTTGCGCAGACGAAAGGCTTGAATTTGTTCGGAAAGTTAGGGTGTGTGTTCCGTGCGATGCGGAACGGCTTTTTTTGCGCCTTCCTTCGCTTGATACTGTGGAGAACGGGAGGGTGGCCGTCTCGGCTGCATCAGTCGGCGTCGTATGTGTTTAGCGTGCCTTCCGCCGTAGCGCAGAGTTGCACTCTGCCGTATCCCCGATTTGCAATCGGCGGCGGTCCGGCAAGTTCCGGAATTCTGGAACTTGTCGAGACCCTGCGGAATGCAATTCCGCGATACGGCAGATTACAAATCTGCGCTACGTTGAACACCGCATCTCAGTCAGCGGCGAAGAATTCCTTGTAAGCGACGATGCCGAAGATGCCCAGATAGAAGGCGGCACAATAAAGCGCGCCGAGTTCCATAAACCAGCGCGGACGCAGTTCCTTCGGCAAAAGGCGGCGGTTAGCCACCACGGTCAGCACGGCGCTAAAACCCAGGGCGAGGTTCCAAAAGTTGGCCACGGTCTTTACGATTTGCGCCGGATTGAGGATCGCCAGCGCGATCATGCCCCAGAGGCCGTAAACCGCCAGCACGCTGTAGTACACGTATTTTACTTTGTTGCCATCCAGGTGAAGCAGCCGGCGGCTTCCGGTCCAAAGGACATCCACCCAGCGGCGCACCATCCCGTCCATCTGCGTGATCTGTGTCGGAGCAAGCACCAGCAGTCCGCACGTCAGGGTCAGGTACCAGAACGCCGGTCCGATGTGTTCGGCCAGGCCCTTCGCCGTCATGGCGGCGCCTTCCCACCCTTTCACGGTCGTGCCTCGCGGCAGAAAGCCGAGAGAAAGCATCGCCGGCAGGATGGCCCCCAGCGTCACGGCCGGCACCCAGATGATGAGTTGTTCGCGGACGATATGACGGTACCATCCGCGCCAGCGTTCGAGGTTTTCAGGCGTGACGGGAAATACTTTGCCCACGTGCGAGAGCTTGATCGTCTTGCCGCCAAACGCGCTCGGAATCGCGCCCACTTGTCCGCCCATGCCCCAGCCCTTTTCCCGGACATAATTTGAAAACTGCATGTTGGACAGCCCGCCCGCGCCGGCAATTCCCGCGAAAGCCGCCACCGTGGCCCAGTCCATCGTCGGCGGAAGCATCCCGAATTTGAACAAGCCGGAGACCGCTTCGCCCCACGCGCCGCGGTTCCAAATCAAATTGATCACGAGCAGGTAGCCGAGAACCAGAACGGCCTTGACGATCATGCAAAACTGAAGCGCGTTATAAATCTTCCGGCCGAACAGCACCGGAAGATACGCGCCCAGGAACACGACGTAACTGAGGCCTCGCACCAACGTCGCGTCCGTCTCCGTCGGCAGACGCCCCAGTATGATGGCTGCAAAAGGCACGGCCGCATTCGAGGCCAGGTACGGCCAGACCCCGATGAAGTCGAATGCCAGATAGACGCCTGTCCAGAGAACGGGCCCCGGTGGCAAACGAAAATAGCCCACGAACATCGGCTCGCCGCAGTAGAGCGCATACCGCATCACTTCGAGATTGAAGAAAACCTGCGCGGCAATCGCGAGCGTCGCGATCCAGAGGATTGAGCCGCCGTAACGCGCCGTGACTTCGGGCCCCAGCAGCCACTCGCCTCCGCCGATGTTCGCGCCGGCCATCAAGATGCCCGGCCCAATCATCGCGCGCCACTGGCTTAACCCAAAACGAGGCGGCGGCGGAAGTTCGCCGACGGTCCAGGGACCAAAGCTTTCAGCTTTCTCGCTCACGATTCTGGTTTGGTTGTTGTTGCGCTATGCCGGCCACACGGCACCGTATTTCGCCCACGACGTGAGTTATTTCACGCAGACTGAAGTCTTCGCCGCGCGCCATCCGTTCCAGGAGAGGGCATAGCCAGTCCAGCATTTCGCCGAAGACGCCCGCGTGCCGATCTCTCTTAATGCGTTCCGCGGTCAGAATGGCGTGCCGCAGCGAGCTCTCATCCATAACCGGACCGGCGCGCTATCTCGAAGCTCCGGCTTTGCGGTAGAACCTCCGCACTTGCGCCATTTCATCCTCGATTTCCCGCAGACCCATGGAGCGCACCATCTCGCCGATCGGCGTCTTCGGGTCGTTCGACCAGAAGATGCCGCGATCTTCGTCCTCGTAGTAATTGTAGCCGACGTTGTTGCCGCAGGCCTTGCGGAGCGCCTCGCCATTCCGAAGCTTTGAACTCCACGGGAGAATCGCGTAACTCAAATCCAGTTCGTGAACCAGGATGTTTTGCGGCGGCTTGATCTGCGCGGCGATTTTGCCCGTCGGCTCGAAGAGGGAGGCGTTGTGCCGCCAGGTGCTGGACACAATATAGAAGCGATGATCCTTCGCGCGGAAGGCGGGCTGCGAGGTTTGAGGCGATTGCGTCGGCCAGGCGATCAACTCTGCGCCTTGCCGCGCCAACTCGGACCAACCGTCGTCGAATTCCATCTCATAACAAATCTGGATGCCGAGCTTGCCGAAGTCGCACTCGAAGACAGGGAACGCGTTGCCTGGGGTGGCGCCGCCTTCCATGTTGCCGCGCTCGAACGAGACGACCAGATGCACTTTGCGGTAGGTTCCGACCGTTTCTCCTTTGCGCCCGACCAGGACCGCCGCATTCGAGCACAACTTCTTTTCCTTCGAATCCAGGAGGTAGGTTGCAACGACGATATAGCAACCATGCTCGCGTGCTTTGCGAGAGAACACGTCCTGCACCAGCCCCTCGAACGGAACTGAATGCGCCAAGGCGTCTCCGTCCGCTTCCCCCGTGATCGACGTTTCCGGAAGCACCGCGAGGTCGAGGCCGCGACCGTATTTCTTTTTCGCCTCGGACGCCATCAGATCCACGATTCCAGCCAATTGATCGAGCCGCTTTTGCAGGCCGGGATGCTTCCCCCAAAAGGATTGCATGACGGTGCCCACGATCACCTTTCGAGGCGGGTGGCTGGATGTGCTTCTGCGCCGCGATTGGCCATCGGCGGCGCGTGCCGGCGCGGCGCCAAGGGCCGCCAGACTGCTCAGGGAGGTGAGGAATGTTCTTCGGTTCATGTGCGGGTTTCTCTCGAAGGAGAATGCTCAGGTCGTGGAAGCTTATCGTCTGACCATCTGTCTTCGCCAAGGAAATTCAGCGGCGCCACAGTCGCAGGCTTCATGTTCAAGCTTCAACGGGGCCGCGCTCGCGTGAGCGCGGAAGGAGTTCGCTTGTTACTCCTTCTGGCACAGGCCCGCAACACTTCGGTTGCGACTGCCTGCGCTATTCTGAGTGTCAGTTTGTTTCCGATATCTGATTCGCAATCGCTTGTCATTCGCGATATCGTAGCAGACGAGATAGGTGGTTCTCATACGCGGTTGAGGGTTGAATGAGCTTGCCGTGCGAATAACCGAAGCGCGAGCCGTCAGTGTTCCGGAGTTCGAAGACGCGCCAAGGACGACCCAGCGGGCGTTCGGCACTCGCATAGAACACCTTTTCGTACACTCGAGGCTCTTGCACCGTGTGCAACGGTTTGCCATGTTCGATTCGGGCCACTGCCGTTTCGTAGCAATGCTGCAGGTCTTTCAGCGTGGATTCTTGCTGCTCGGCATCCAGAACCGGCACGCGAAGCATGCCGTCGTCGCGAAGAATCAGCGCCTGCAACCCAAGCTGCATCTTGTCCGTGTCCCACGAGCGTTTCAGCCAGCGTCAGGGTTTGCGAACGGAATGTTTCCCACTCCTGCGCGCACGCGCTTCCAGTTTCCGAGTTAATTCCATGCTGTGCTCGACCTCTTTCGCACGCTCCTCGATTGATGCTGACGACAGACTGCGGCGGCCTTTTCGCCTGCGGTAGCCGCTCGGTCGGCGAACAGCGCTTCGATCCGTTTGAGCTTTTCAATCGGTCGCTGCTGGTCGTTTGGTTCCATTAGAGCGTCAGTCCTTCCAGCTACTCCACCAGTTTCAATTGATCGAGCAACTTTCGCCGCATTGGCTCTTCAGGTTGCAGAGCGAGTGCCCGGCGCAATTCCGCGGCCGCCGCCTGGTTCTGACCTTCGGCTCTCAGCACCACGGCCAGTCCGAGGTAGGCCTCCGCCGAATTCGGAGTCAACCGAATCGCTTCGCGAAAAGCGGCCATCGACTCGGCGCGTCGATTGATCTCGCCGCCGAGGCTCAGCCCAAGATTAAACCACGCCGCCGCCAGGTTGGGTTTGGCCTGGATGGCAGCTTGGAAACAAGGCTGGGCTTCCTTGGGTCGGCCCCGGCTCAGGCGTGTGACGCCCAGTTGCATTTGCGCTTCGATGTTGCCGGGCGCCAGCGCAACAGCTCGCATCAGGACGGCCTCGGATCTCGCGGCGTCGCCGAGCCGCAAGAGCGCGCGTCCGAGGAAAAACATGGCGCGATCCGAGTTCGGGTAAGTCTGGAGGGTTTTTTCGAGGAGCCGGGCGGCTTCGGCCACGCGGCCTGCTTTTATCCATTCATCGCCGAGATCGATCCAGGCGGCCTCCCCGGTTTTCAGGGCATGGACCTCGGCCAGGAAGGGATCTGGAAATGGCTCGTCGTGGGGAAGGTCCGCGAGAATCCGAGCCAGTTGGACGGCTTCGTTGGTGCGGCCCAAACGTTGGTTCACGTTCAGGAGAAGGCGGTGAGCCGCTTTGCGAGTGGAAACGTCCTGCAGCGCGCTCGCCAGATAATTCGTGGCCTCGGCGGCGCGGTCGCGAGCATTAGCCACTTTGCCGAGGCCCAATCCCGCCCAGGCCGAATTGGGATCGCGTTCGCGAACACGGCGGTAATGCCCTTCCGCCTCATCTAGACGCCCCAAGCTCAGGAGCGTGTCTGCAAACTTTAAGCGAGGCGCCAGCTCGCTTTCGGGAAAGAGGCGGACGGCGCGATCCAGATTCGTCGCGGCCGCCATGGGATTGTCCACCAGTTCCGCGAGACCAAGATAGTAGGGCCAGCGCGGTTGGCGCGGCGCCAGCGCGGAGGCCTGGGCAAAAGACGCGGCGGCTTCCGCGCGAACTTCGTGCGCCAGCAACATCATTCCCATGCGGCCCCGGGCCTCGGCGGACCGCGGGGCCTGTCGAACCGCGTCCCGAGCTTGGGCAATCGCCGCAGCGATCATCGGGTCGAAACCCGTGGTGTTCACGACTGGCGGCGGCGGCGACGCGTTTCTCCACCAGAGCCAGGACGCGAACGCAACCGACATTGAAAGCACGACCGCGAGCCAGCCTGGCCAGCTTCTGCGGATGGATCGGTTTGGCGGCGAAGGGCGTTTGGGGGTTCGCTTCTTCATTGAAGCCGATACGGGTTCACTGCCCAGCGCCTCGCGTCACAGCCGATGCGACTCGTTGCCCGGAACCTTTCCGGAGCGTGAGGATTTGATCCACGGCCACACCGGGAAACTGCTCCTCGGTGCCGTCAGGCCAGATCACGTTGATGCTTTCCACCTGGGTGGTTGAACCTAGGCCAAAGTGGGCGCGAGGATCGTTGCTGCACAGATAACTTTGCGAAGGATTCACCCACACGGTCCTGCGCCGCCCGCCCGCGTTGACGGCCACTTCCGCGCCATACGCGTCGCGGCCTCCGAACGCCGGCTCCACGACTCGCACCGTCAGCCAGTGGCCGCGTGGAGCGACGTTGCGATACACGCGCGCGGACGCGGCAATCCGCGTGACGATCAAGTCCGGGGCGCCATCGTTGTCCAGATCGCCTACCGCCAGGCCGCGCGCGA is a window encoding:
- a CDS encoding ATP-binding protein translates to MKNQRRNSFFRLSRGRLIGDDDEVDYLEESPNAFTWSFESAYSMLVAGYTIEKYLRRQCKDWLEHAKLKKEFFFNPSCSASILAFGEAYGCLRGKIICYQADFQSQSLSISATRPVAGLVTELNEVIKTKNPIRCQHLQLIPASGGFKGILKSRPSVSLAEVILDSQMLDDIHDNTLFHLQHLPGNNGVIFHGPPGTGKSLVCQALIREAIDLGFSTCHIIGDVDFTRLAEFLSRFLNPCLLIFEDIDAFARDRLTDRESGLADFLQFLSGLTQREERWVVIATTNYPELLDKAIIERPLRFNRKFAFNLPTRDEIERLVDLYFGSATIPADKKRLCHEKGFTGAHISEIKRTAMTLSLKRNLPAPEVFPDAVSVVEKNFLPNLQPVGFRA
- a CDS encoding transcriptional regulator, which translates into the protein MQQTYVKSTLPSSRPLLRRLTRICQLLSEKKPVNCARLADDLECSDRTIMRDFDFLRDQLNLPIEYDPRRRSYSLTAPLPNLPFLQITEAELFAILVAERIIAQYRGNPLEHDLRSAFRKLAVGLGDHLTISLGDLNAAMSFRPVGVPRADARLFKFLTEAVVNRREIEFDYSGLNKPKSHRRVHPYHLACVEQQWYLLAHDTGLDAMRTFVPARMKQVKATGEKFVQPKQIPIKRLLRDSFAIFFDRTTSYKIRIRFDAFAAPLVRERKWHHSQRIRELAGGEIELTLRLNTLQDVERWILAWGNHATALEPVELRDRLRAIIRAMASQYSA
- a CDS encoding carbon-nitrogen hydrolase family protein, with translation MNRRTFLTSLSSLAALGAAPARAADGQSRRRSTSSHPPRKVIVGTVMQSFWGKHPGLQKRLDQLAGIVDLMASEAKKKYGRGLDLAVLPETSITGEADGDALAHSVPFEGLVQDVFSRKAREHGCYIVVATYLLDSKEKKLCSNAAVLVGRKGETVGTYRKVHLVVSFERGNMEGGATPGNAFPVFECDFGKLGIQICYEMEFDDGWSELARQGAELIAWPTQSPQTSQPAFRAKDHRFYIVSSTWRHNASLFEPTGKIAAQIKPPQNILVHELDLSYAILPWSSKLRNGEALRKACGNNVGYNYYEDEDRGIFWSNDPKTPIGEMVRSMGLREIEDEMAQVRRFYRKAGASR
- a CDS encoding tetratricopeptide repeat protein; this translates as MKKRTPKRPSPPNRSIRRSWPGWLAVVLSMSVAFASWLWWRNASPPPPVVNTTGFDPMIAAAIAQARDAVRQAPRSAEARGRMGMMLLAHEVRAEAAASFAQASALAPRQPRWPYYLGLAELVDNPMAAATNLDRAVRLFPESELAPRLKFADTLLSLGRLDEAEGHYRRVRERDPNSAWAGLGLGKVANARDRAAEATNYLASALQDVSTRKAAHRLLLNVNQRLGRTNEAVQLARILADLPHDEPFPDPFLAEVHALKTGEAAWIDLGDEWIKAGRVAEAARLLEKTLQTYPNSDRAMFFLGRALLRLGDAARSEAVLMRAVALAPGNIEAQMQLGVTRLSRGRPKEAQPCFQAAIQAKPNLAAAWFNLGLSLGGEINRRAESMAAFREAIRLTPNSAEAYLGLAVVLRAEGQNQAAAAELRRALALQPEEPMRRKLLDQLKLVE